In Stenotrophomonas sp. ASS1, the following proteins share a genomic window:
- a CDS encoding sulfur transferase domain-containing protein — MLLRLTCLLLLSLCLPLAALAADAPLNEVRPGLYAGGQPSAAQLQALAAQGVRTVIDLRQPGEDRGFDEIHAAESLGLRYVRIPVAGAEGLDAANVRAVHQALQQSQGPVLLHCASGNRAGAVLGLVNARYEHASPEQALQLGQRAGLKSLEAATRQRLATPVISP, encoded by the coding sequence ATGCTGCTGCGCCTGACCTGCCTGCTGTTGTTGTCGCTCTGCCTGCCGCTGGCGGCCCTGGCCGCAGATGCACCGCTCAACGAAGTCCGCCCCGGCCTGTATGCCGGTGGCCAGCCCAGCGCCGCACAGCTGCAGGCCCTCGCCGCGCAGGGCGTGCGCACGGTGATCGACCTGCGCCAGCCTGGCGAGGACCGGGGCTTCGATGAAATCCACGCGGCCGAATCGCTGGGCCTGCGCTACGTACGCATTCCGGTGGCCGGCGCCGAGGGCCTGGATGCGGCCAATGTACGCGCCGTGCACCAGGCCCTGCAGCAGAGCCAGGGGCCGGTGCTGCTGCACTGCGCCTCCGGCAACCGCGCTGGTGCCGTGCTCGGCCTGGTCAATGCCCGCTATGAGCATGCCAGCCCGGAGCAGGCGCTTCAGCTCGGCCAGCGCGCCGGCCTGAAGTCGCTGGAAGCCGCCACCCGCCAGCGCCTGGCCACACCGGTCATCTCGCCCTGA